Below is a window of Cytobacillus firmus DNA.
AATAAAGAAGTATCGAAAAGAAATTTCGTCATAATGCCAGAAAATAAGTTTCCCCAAAATAACTTTCCTCATCGCTCAATTTGGGGTAATCAATTTTCCATTCTTTCACCTTTATCTTCTTCTTCTGTCTATTAAGATGCTCTTTATCCTATTTTCGTGATTATTGACGGTTGAAAATTAGAAATTCAGTAGTAATGTACCTCTTTTATTACCCCAATTTACTGCTCACATCTTTCCCATTTAAGATAAACATAGTAAGTATTCTTACTTTTCTATCAATTAAACCGCAGGAGGAAAAATATGAAGTCACGCAATAATCTATTAAAAGGGGCTCTTGCTGCAAGTTTATTATTCACTGCTTCCATTCCATTTAATGTGCTTGCTCAGAAGCCGGAGATCTCGGTGGACGAAGCGGAAAAAATTTTAAGCGGCCTCTCTAAAGAACAAAGGGATGCTTTAGAACAGCTAGAGATAGGCCCTGGTTTTGTTATTTCTCCTGAAGTAAATACATCCACTCCCGAGCTGGTCGAAGTCATTGTGGAATTTAACCAGGCTCCTGCAAAGGTGGAGGTAAAGAAAGAAGCTTTAAAAGGCAAAAAATCTTCTCTTCATGCAGCTAAAGAAAAAGTTGACAAATCTCACTATGAATTCAATACCCATGTTAGCAAGCTGAAATCGAAGAAAGGCAGTTTACTGTACGACGCCAGTAAAATTGAAGTGAAACGCGAATACAGGAATGCATTTAATGGAGTTTCCATGACACTGCCGGGTATAGCGGTGGAAGAACTCCTGCAATCAGGCACAGTAAAAAGGATTTGGAGCAATGCACAGGTCCAACTGGATCTTCCTTCAGCAGAACAATCTAAAATGAAGCCAAAGATGGCAGACAGCATTCCCCAAATCGGTGTGGATAAGCTTCACGATGAAGGGGTTACCGGTAAAGGAATCAAGGTGGGAGTGCTGGACACAGGAATTGATTATACACACCCTGACTTAACAGGTTCTTACAAAGGATACCGTACAGAAAACGGTCAAAACCCTAAAACCGTTGATCCAAGCACTGTTAAAGGCTGGGACTTTATCAATAATGATGCTGATCCAATGGAAGCTACTTACAATGAGTGGGAGGAATCCAATCAGCCTGAATTTGATTACAGAGGGTCTGCCTACTATACTTCTCACGGAACGCATGTATCAGGAACCATTGCTGCCCAAAAAGAAAATAGTGTAGATTATGCCGTCAGGGGAGTAGCACCGGATGTTGATCTGTATGCCTACCGGGTGCTTGGACCATATGGATCCGGAACGACTGACGGGGTACTTGCTGGTATTGATAAAGCAGTAGAAGATGGCATGGATGTGATCAATCTGTCACTTGGAGCGAGCGTAAACGATCCTTTATATCCTACTTCGGTTGCAATTAATAACGCTATGCTTTCCGGAGTCGTTTCCGTTGTAGCAGCAGGAAATGCGGGCCCATATGAAAAATCGCTTGGTGCACCTGGTACGAGTGCATTCGGAATTACGGTAGGAGCAAGTGATGCCTCCATTTCCATTCCAGCTTTTAAAGCTAGTGCGGCTGGGAAGGTTTTCGAATCTATGAAATTATTAGCCAAAAACTTCACGGATGATTTAAAAACACTAGAAGGGAAATCTTATCCAATTGTGTTTACTGGCCTGGGCACTCCGCAAGATTTCACTGGGAAAAATCTTGCAGGAAAAATTGCCCTCATTGAACGCGGAGAGCTAACATTTGAGGAAAAAGTGAAAAATGCCAAAAATGCCGGTGCAGCAGCTGTTATTATTTTTAATAATACGGAGGGCGAAATTCCAGCCTACATAGGTGAGAGCACCAAGTATATTCCGACATTCCAGCTTTCAAAGGCGGATGGGGAGTATTTAAAAGGCATACCGGGAGCTTCTGTAGCATTTGACCAGTTGTTAGTGGTTAAGACGGAAGGAGACACTCTTGCCGATTTCAGTTCAAGAGGCCCTGTGAATAGCAACTACGATATAAAGCCTGACCTCGTGGCACCAGGGGTTTCCATTTTCTCAACCTATCCGGAGTTTATGAACCATCCAGAAGATGACCAGGATTACACATCTGCCTATGCACGCCTAAATGGTACGTCCATGGCCACTCCTCATATTGCTGGCGTGGCGGCACTCATGCTTCAGGATAATCCGAATCTTGATCCATTCGATGTAAAAATCGCACTAATAAATACGTCGGATGATTTAAAGAAGGATTACTCCGTGTATGAAGTTGGCGCCGGCCGTGTGGATGCCTATCAGGCCGTTCACTCAAACGTTTCAATTAAGGTGCTCGATAAAACAGAGCATATTGAAAACGGTGAGTACGTTGAGGCCGATGAAATCACGGGTTCCATCAGCTATGGAAACCACTATATGGACAGTGCTGATATAAATGATAGCCGTACACTTCAAGTGATAAACAAAGGTAGCCAGGACCAATCCTATGATGTAACAGTTGAATATCATTCAGCCCGGAACGGTGTGCAGGATGGGGTAAAAAATAATATTAAAGTAAACCTTCCAGCATCGGTTACAATCGGAGCGGGAAAAACGGAACAATTAAAGGCAGCAATTACAATCCCGAAAACAGCTGAAATCGGGCGTTATGAAGGATATATCCATGTGGTGAATCAGGATAATCCAAAGGAACGCTATCAAATTCCATTTGCGATCCGAGTGACTGATAAAGGCATCGAGTTTGCAGAACCGCTACAGCCGTCTATCACGACTGATACACCAATGCACCAATACTATTCGCCTGGTACGCACTATGTCTTTAAGTTTAAAAGCCCAATGGAGACATTCGATTTAGTTGTAAAGGATGCAAAAACTGGAAAGGCTATCGGCATTGTAGGAAGCTATGATGCCAGAGCAGCCCTGCCTGATAGAGAATACCTCATATACTTTGGGCACAGAGGGCTTGTTTATCCATTCACAGGGAATAAGAAGCAGCCGATTGCCGATTACATTCAGAAACTGCCGGAAGGTGAATATGTTCTTGACTTGATCAGCCGGGATGCAGAAGGAAAAACCTATCATCAAGAAAGTGTCGGTATTGTAGACAACACTCCGCCGGAAGTGGATCTCGACATTGAACCGGGGGTGATTGAAATAAATGATAGCATGTTAACAACTGAAAATGGCCACCAAGCATTCTGGGTTCATGGAAAGGTGACCGACAAAACAGTTGACCTATTGCAATCAAAAGGAATGGATTATACTCAAAAAACCAATACAGCTGCTTATTATGAAAGTGAAATACCATTTATCAGCGGATTTCTGCCGCTGGATGACGATGGCGCTACGAAGTTCGGTGTGCTTCCTGAAGAATATGCAACGACTCCTTACCAGTTAAGGCTATTTCCATGGGATATGGCAACAGCAGCCAATATGTTTAAATCTCCTCGGTATGTATTTATGCAGGAAGGTACTGAATACGCAGCCAGCCGATTTAATAAAAGCAGCTTGAAGCTGAATGACGAAATAACCGTGACCCTTGATTTAAATAATGTGGAGAACTTTATTTCAGGTTCTTATGAAATACAGCCGCTTCTTGACTATTTTGAGCTGCAGGAGGTTAAAGCAAATCCTGTGCTTCAGAAGTTTGCAGATCAAAATGGCATAGAAATAAAAATAGATGAATCAGTTGTCACGGGTTCTGGTGTAAAAGTTGGAGCAGCCCTTTTAAAAGAAGGCTTTGAAGGGATCAGCGGAGACATGCCATTCCTTGATGTTACTTTTAAAATGGTGGACGACACCAGCTATGCAAGATTTGCATCCTTTGGCTTAAAGGAACTTTCTTATCATAAGCAAGGTCAGTCAGAAGCCATAACCATTCCCGCTTACAGCTTAAACCATTTTGAACTTGTATCAACTCACTCACGTATTTCAGGCAATATAGCACCGGAAGCTTTCTTAACTTCCGGAGGCTGGGTTGACAGCAAATACGATTTTACCAAGCTTAAAACAAAGGTTTATGCCAAAGCGGCAGATGGAAAAATTTATGAAGGAACTATGGATAGCAGAGGGCTGTTTGATGTCATTGTGCCAGCAGCAAAAGAGGCCTATACGGTTTATATCGAGGTTCCTGGCCACTTGACAGAATTTCAAAATGTTTCAGCCGGCATCGAGAAAGATGGAAAGTATCACGGTCTATACGTCAGAATTAATCCTGAAGATAACCTTGCAGGGGATGTTACCCAGGATCAGGTAATCGATATCCGTGACCTGAAAGAAGCTGTGGAACATTATGGAGAAGAAAACCCTAAAAATGCTCATCTGGATATGAACCAGGATGGTGTAGTCGATGAATCCGATGTCAGATGGATTGAAAAGAATTTCTTAACGAAAGGCTCATTAGCAGGAAAAGGAAATCAGCCGAAAGAAACAATCGGGAAAAAAGGTCTTGCAGATTTCCTGAAAATGATTGGATTGGAGCCAAAAGAAAAATAAGAATTTCACAGAAGGCGGGAGACACGTTCTCCTGCCTGTTTCTATTAACCTATAGAAAATCACTGGTGATTTCACTATAATAATAGAAACTTGAATACCGAGGTGCAGCATGATCATTGGGAAAATAATTAAGTTTTACAGGGAAAGAGAAGGTCTAACTCAGGGTCAGCTGGGGGAAGGGATTTGTTCTGTAACCCATTTGAGTAAAATTGAACGCGGAATTACCGAATACTCCGGAGAAATAACACAGCTTCTGGCCAGGAGGCTCGGCATTAATCACGAAGAGGAAATTCTTCGATATCATCGGCTTGCAAAGAGGCTGAATGAATGGCATGAGAGCATGATCATGCAGCGAATACAGGAATCTGAAAAGATAAAAGAGGAAGTGCAGGTTGAAAAACTGATTCATATGCCTGACTTTCAAACTCTATATCGCCTGCTGTCAGCCAGATACTATTTATCTGTGAACGATTTGATTTCAGCATCAGAATTAATCTCTGATCTTACCAAAGCTTCCGCTCCCTTTTCACCCCATGATGCTAATCTGCTGAAGCATATCCAGGGCATTTATTACTTTCTTACAGGGCAATACCGTGACTGTATCAGCTGTTTAGCTTCCATTGACAGAGAACAGTATAGCTACGAAGAATACTATTACCATTTAGCGATTGCTTACCACTCAATCCATTCCAATATCACAGCCTATTATTATGGCAAAAAGGCTCTTCAATATTTTCAAAGAACCTTAAACATTCTCCGCATTATTGATACAGAAATGCTGCTTATTGTTCAGTTAAATGCGAAGGAACTTCATGATTTTCATGAAACGAAGGAGAAATATGAACAGCTAATAAAACTTTGTGATGCATGTAATTCAGGTGATCGTAAATCCAAGCTTTATCATAATCTGGCATTTGAATATTTTCGCCGGAAGAAATATCGGGAATCAGCCGGTCTCTATGAAGAAGCACTAAAGCTTACCGCTGAAAACTCCCCTCACTATCTGACTGCTTTGGACGGATATATCCATACCTGTTATAAAGGGAAACTCAAGTCCCGAAATAAGTTAATAAAATTAGCTGAAGAAGGCTTGGAGAGGGCAAAAGCGGGTGATTCATATACCTGGATTTATTTTCAGCTACATCTTCATCTATTGAAAAATGAAGAACAGCATTACTATCAATTTATTGAAGAAACAGCACTGCCATACTTTAAAAATATTGGCTACGGCATTTTAATCGACCACTATGAGAAAAAGCTTTTTCACTTTTACTCAAAAAAAGGCGATGCTCAAAAGGCAATTGAACTCGCCCGTTCGTTTATACATAAACAAAAAAGCTATTATGATCATGATTAAATAACAAAAGGCTTGTTTACCGCAATTCGGGAAACAAGCCTTTTGATTCAATTTTATCTGATTGCCCCATGCGGAAGGATAGCATGGACTCCCTTTACCCCGTTGACTATCTGGGTAACTTTTAGATCGACTACGGCGCTTGATAAAGCTAATGCTTCCGCTTTTCCTAGTTTATACATCTCCTGGATCCATTCAACTATTCCATTCAAAGCTTCCGCCGCTGCTAAATTTAAATCTTCATTAAAGCCAAATGCAATCCACCCAGCCGGTGTTTTGGCTCTCGGCAAGGAAAGCTTTATATCATCTCTAACCGTTAAGGTAATATCAACCAGATCCATAGGGCATTCAATTGCTGTTCCAGATACTTCTCCATCTCCCTGGGCTGCATGGCCGTCACCAATTGAAAAAAGCGCACCTTCCACAGAAATCGGCAAAAACAAAGTGCTTCCTCTGCCAAGTTCCTTGCAATCTATGTTTCCGCCGCAATAACGGGGAGGGGAGGTGGAATGCACACCTGATTCTGCAGGTGCAACTCCCATTAATCCTATGAATGGATTAAGCGCCACATGAAATGGACGCCCTCCAATCTGGCAGGTGCCCGTCATTTTTGCGGGAGACAGTTCCCAATCAAGCTGAATGCGTTCTGTTCCTGTTAATCCCAGCTGATCATTCTGCCAGCTTTTATTGCCTCCTGCCCAGTTTCTGCCATACCAGCCGGGTACAAGATCATTGATTTTTACTTCCAAAACCATCCCTGGCTCTGCTCCATGAATCTTAATGGGGCCCACCATTGGATGACCTGGCTTCTCCTCATTCTCTTTGGAATTAAAAGTGGTTCTTTCATTATCCTTCGAGCTTGAGTACCCCCATTGGATATCAGGTGTTTGCAGGCGAATGGAATCACCGGAATGAATTGTTAGAGCAGGTTTATATTCATTGCTGAAAGAACCGTGGAGATTTTCGTCCTTTATTGTAAGTGTATGAATCATAAATTGTTTCTCCTTGCAGGATTAAGAAATTTAAAATCTTATAAATTACTAGGCAGTTTTATTTTTCATGGTTTGTTTATTCATCTTTCTTTGGAACATTTTCGCGTTTGTTCCTATATATACTCCCGTAAGAACAAAGGCTGCGCCTATTCCATGCGCAATGGTGAACGTTTCACCCAAAAATACTGTAGCCATTATAACAGCAGACACAGGCATCACATTTATAAAAATGGAAGCCTTGGCCGCTCCGACCTCTTTAATTCCGTTATAATACATGACAAACGAAACCACCGTAACAAAGATACTCATATGAGCGATAGCAGCCCAAGTCGTAAAGCTGGCTTGCTGAAGATCCATCCACGTTGTTTCTGCAGATGCAAAGGGCAAAAGAAATAAGGTCCCATAGGCAACTGCATATGTGGTCGATTCCACTGAGCTGAATTTTTTCAATACCACTTTTCCTACAACACTATAAATAGCCCAGCTTACGACAGCGCCAAGCAATACAAAATCAATTGGTTCAAAGCCATATTGGAAAAGAGTGAGCAAATGTCCGTCTGTAATAATAAACACTACACCTGTCAAAGCAACGGCCATTCCAATGATGTGATTTTTGGTAATTTTTTCTTTAAGAAATAGTCCAGATAAAAGGACGATAAGAACCGGGTTTGACGCAATGAATAATGAGCTTTTAATCACAGGTGCGTGTTTTGTGGCCAGAAAGAAACAAATATTATACAGCGCAATTCCTGTCAGGCCCAAGATAGCAAACAGTCCATGATCTTTTAAATTTGGTCGTTTCCGGTCTTTCTCCATAATCCACATGAGCGGAAAAAGCAGGATGGCAGCTCCCAAAAAACGCAAAAGTGCAACGGTTGCAGGTTCAAAGCTTTGAACAGCAAACTTGCCGGCAATAAATGCGCTGCCCCATGTTGCAGTAGCCAAAGTAAGCATTCCATAAATAAGCCATAATCTCTTTTTCAAACGAACTCGCCTTCATTTCTGTAAAATTTTATAAATAGTATTATAACACCTTTTTCGAAAGTCGAAATAGTTATTTTTTTATTAGATGAACTTCAAATCCAATTATAGGAAAAATGGATGGGTGGAATATGTTGTT
It encodes the following:
- a CDS encoding helix-turn-helix domain-containing protein produces the protein MIIGKIIKFYREREGLTQGQLGEGICSVTHLSKIERGITEYSGEITQLLARRLGINHEEEILRYHRLAKRLNEWHESMIMQRIQESEKIKEEVQVEKLIHMPDFQTLYRLLSARYYLSVNDLISASELISDLTKASAPFSPHDANLLKHIQGIYYFLTGQYRDCISCLASIDREQYSYEEYYYHLAIAYHSIHSNITAYYYGKKALQYFQRTLNILRIIDTEMLLIVQLNAKELHDFHETKEKYEQLIKLCDACNSGDRKSKLYHNLAFEYFRRKKYRESAGLYEEALKLTAENSPHYLTALDGYIHTCYKGKLKSRNKLIKLAEEGLERAKAGDSYTWIYFQLHLHLLKNEEQHYYQFIEETALPYFKNIGYGILIDHYEKKLFHFYSKKGDAQKAIELARSFIHKQKSYYDHD
- a CDS encoding acetamidase/formamidase family protein, giving the protein MIHTLTIKDENLHGSFSNEYKPALTIHSGDSIRLQTPDIQWGYSSSKDNERTTFNSKENEEKPGHPMVGPIKIHGAEPGMVLEVKINDLVPGWYGRNWAGGNKSWQNDQLGLTGTERIQLDWELSPAKMTGTCQIGGRPFHVALNPFIGLMGVAPAESGVHSTSPPRYCGGNIDCKELGRGSTLFLPISVEGALFSIGDGHAAQGDGEVSGTAIECPMDLVDITLTVRDDIKLSLPRAKTPAGWIAFGFNEDLNLAAAEALNGIVEWIQEMYKLGKAEALALSSAVVDLKVTQIVNGVKGVHAILPHGAIR
- a CDS encoding S8 family serine peptidase; the protein is MKSRNNLLKGALAASLLFTASIPFNVLAQKPEISVDEAEKILSGLSKEQRDALEQLEIGPGFVISPEVNTSTPELVEVIVEFNQAPAKVEVKKEALKGKKSSLHAAKEKVDKSHYEFNTHVSKLKSKKGSLLYDASKIEVKREYRNAFNGVSMTLPGIAVEELLQSGTVKRIWSNAQVQLDLPSAEQSKMKPKMADSIPQIGVDKLHDEGVTGKGIKVGVLDTGIDYTHPDLTGSYKGYRTENGQNPKTVDPSTVKGWDFINNDADPMEATYNEWEESNQPEFDYRGSAYYTSHGTHVSGTIAAQKENSVDYAVRGVAPDVDLYAYRVLGPYGSGTTDGVLAGIDKAVEDGMDVINLSLGASVNDPLYPTSVAINNAMLSGVVSVVAAGNAGPYEKSLGAPGTSAFGITVGASDASISIPAFKASAAGKVFESMKLLAKNFTDDLKTLEGKSYPIVFTGLGTPQDFTGKNLAGKIALIERGELTFEEKVKNAKNAGAAAVIIFNNTEGEIPAYIGESTKYIPTFQLSKADGEYLKGIPGASVAFDQLLVVKTEGDTLADFSSRGPVNSNYDIKPDLVAPGVSIFSTYPEFMNHPEDDQDYTSAYARLNGTSMATPHIAGVAALMLQDNPNLDPFDVKIALINTSDDLKKDYSVYEVGAGRVDAYQAVHSNVSIKVLDKTEHIENGEYVEADEITGSISYGNHYMDSADINDSRTLQVINKGSQDQSYDVTVEYHSARNGVQDGVKNNIKVNLPASVTIGAGKTEQLKAAITIPKTAEIGRYEGYIHVVNQDNPKERYQIPFAIRVTDKGIEFAEPLQPSITTDTPMHQYYSPGTHYVFKFKSPMETFDLVVKDAKTGKAIGIVGSYDARAALPDREYLIYFGHRGLVYPFTGNKKQPIADYIQKLPEGEYVLDLISRDAEGKTYHQESVGIVDNTPPEVDLDIEPGVIEINDSMLTTENGHQAFWVHGKVTDKTVDLLQSKGMDYTQKTNTAAYYESEIPFISGFLPLDDDGATKFGVLPEEYATTPYQLRLFPWDMATAANMFKSPRYVFMQEGTEYAASRFNKSSLKLNDEITVTLDLNNVENFISGSYEIQPLLDYFELQEVKANPVLQKFADQNGIEIKIDESVVTGSGVKVGAALLKEGFEGISGDMPFLDVTFKMVDDTSYARFASFGLKELSYHKQGQSEAITIPAYSLNHFELVSTHSRISGNIAPEAFLTSGGWVDSKYDFTKLKTKVYAKAADGKIYEGTMDSRGLFDVIVPAAKEAYTVYIEVPGHLTEFQNVSAGIEKDGKYHGLYVRINPEDNLAGDVTQDQVIDIRDLKEAVEHYGEENPKNAHLDMNQDGVVDESDVRWIEKNFLTKGSLAGKGNQPKETIGKKGLADFLKMIGLEPKEK
- a CDS encoding DMT family transporter; its protein translation is MLTLATATWGSAFIAGKFAVQSFEPATVALLRFLGAAILLFPLMWIMEKDRKRPNLKDHGLFAILGLTGIALYNICFFLATKHAPVIKSSLFIASNPVLIVLLSGLFLKEKITKNHIIGMAVALTGVVFIITDGHLLTLFQYGFEPIDFVLLGAVVSWAIYSVVGKVVLKKFSSVESTTYAVAYGTLFLLPFASAETTWMDLQQASFTTWAAIAHMSIFVTVVSFVMYYNGIKEVGAAKASIFINVMPVSAVIMATVFLGETFTIAHGIGAAFVLTGVYIGTNAKMFQRKMNKQTMKNKTA